A DNA window from uncultured Methanoregula sp. contains the following coding sequences:
- a CDS encoding KUP/HAK/KT family potassium transporter — MPKERRSVSGIVKSMGLVFGDIGTSPIYALTAIFLLIPPTPENVMGILSLVIWTLTILVTFEYTFLAMHIGKKGEGGTIVLKETLLPLLKSGNQAAFVSLLAIVGISLFIGDGVITPAISILSAVEGILLVPGFGATPQVLLMVLAGIIAICLFSFQTRGTERVAFTFGPIMVIWFIALAGFGVMALLAAPSVLLAINPMYGIHYVFGHGLEGFLILSSVILCATGSEALYADMGHLGREPIIHAWYFVFIALALNYLGQGAFAMTHPGTKNILFGMVFAQMQILYIPFLILSIAATIIASQAMISGIFSIVYQGITTRIMPLLRIEYTSPQLRSQIYIDVVNWLLLFSVLVVILIFQTSNNLTLAYGLAVSGDMAITGILITMILFYRGEILKTILAVGILCVNCCFLLATLHKIPYGGYISLLIAFIPFCIIMIFVNGQKKLAAALTPIPLEEFIPKFDGIYRSVNRISGTALFFARDFRKLPKYVSRIMFTNNIVYDDNIIISIIRTEQPFGVTWGVTREITPGLSIFEIYLGYMEIADIGNILKEAEIEEKTIFYGMEDISTTHIVWRIFAALKRLSPSVVQFYKLPSDKIHGVVSRVDM; from the coding sequence ATGCCCAAAGAGAGAAGATCCGTATCCGGCATTGTCAAGTCAATGGGACTTGTATTTGGCGATATCGGGACAAGCCCGATTTACGCCCTTACCGCAATTTTTCTGCTCATCCCGCCGACACCGGAAAATGTGATGGGGATCCTCTCGCTCGTCATCTGGACCCTGACCATTCTCGTCACGTTCGAATACACGTTCCTTGCCATGCATATCGGGAAAAAAGGCGAGGGTGGCACTATAGTGCTCAAGGAGACCCTGCTGCCACTCTTGAAATCCGGCAACCAGGCTGCTTTTGTGTCGCTCCTCGCAATTGTCGGCATCTCCCTCTTTATCGGCGATGGAGTCATTACCCCGGCCATCAGCATCCTCTCTGCGGTCGAAGGGATCCTTCTTGTCCCGGGATTCGGGGCCACACCGCAGGTATTGCTCATGGTCCTGGCTGGAATCATTGCCATCTGCCTCTTCTCGTTCCAGACCCGGGGAACCGAGCGGGTGGCATTCACGTTCGGGCCCATCATGGTGATCTGGTTTATCGCCCTTGCAGGATTCGGCGTTATGGCCCTTCTGGCTGCCCCGTCGGTCCTCCTTGCAATAAACCCGATGTACGGAATCCATTATGTCTTCGGCCACGGCCTTGAAGGATTCCTGATCCTTTCCTCGGTTATCCTCTGCGCAACCGGGAGCGAAGCCCTGTACGCCGATATGGGGCACCTGGGCCGGGAACCGATCATCCATGCCTGGTATTTTGTCTTTATTGCCCTTGCCCTCAATTATCTCGGGCAGGGCGCATTTGCCATGACACACCCCGGCACCAAGAATATCCTGTTCGGGATGGTCTTTGCCCAGATGCAGATCCTGTATATCCCGTTCCTGATTCTGAGTATTGCGGCAACGATCATTGCATCGCAGGCCATGATCTCGGGGATCTTCTCTATCGTGTACCAGGGAATCACAACCCGGATTATGCCACTTCTCAGGATCGAATACACCTCCCCGCAGCTCCGGTCCCAGATCTATATCGATGTGGTGAACTGGTTGCTGCTCTTCTCCGTCCTCGTGGTGATCCTGATCTTCCAGACCTCCAACAACCTCACCCTAGCCTACGGCCTTGCCGTGAGCGGGGATATGGCGATTACAGGAATCCTGATCACCATGATCCTGTTCTACCGGGGCGAGATCTTAAAGACCATCCTGGCTGTTGGTATCCTCTGTGTCAACTGCTGCTTCCTGCTTGCTACCCTGCACAAGATTCCGTACGGGGGATATATCTCCCTCCTCATTGCCTTCATCCCGTTCTGCATCATCATGATCTTCGTCAATGGCCAGAAGAAACTGGCTGCAGCGCTCACCCCGATCCCGCTCGAAGAATTCATCCCGAAATTTGACGGGATTTACCGGTCAGTCAACAGAATCTCGGGGACCGCACTCTTCTTTGCCCGGGATTTCCGGAAACTCCCGAAATATGTCTCCCGGATCATGTTCACCAACAACATCGTGTATGATGATAATATCATCATCTCGATCATCAGGACCGAACAACCGTTCGGCGTGACCTGGGGGGTTACCCGGGAGATTACCCCGGGCCTCTCCATCTTCGAGATCTATCTCGGGTATATGGAGATTGCCGATATAGGGAATATCTTAAAAGAGGCAGAGATCGAGGAGAAGACGATCTTCTATGGTATGGAGGATATCAGCACCACGCATATCGTATGGCGGATCTTTGCTGCCCTCAAACGCCTCTCTCCATCGGTGGTCCAGTTCTACAAGCTCCCGTCCGACAAGATCCATGGCGTCGTCTCCCGGGTCGATATGTGA
- a CDS encoding AI-2E family transporter: protein MQKIRPEHYPFILLVLLALGAIIIFWSIMDMVLLGASLAVVLFPTYKKLAAKIRPVLAAASITLLVFVGSCAVIALTLAIFSANTATLSDMLGTIGVWLNNPATNPIAYGVPINKGSLTAMLSEAFALFVNYQKTLLDYLPVILFKGFVFFFTLFVLFMKGEEIRNRLFCHIPGSLTGYVSQLSEVTSDTLYTIYIVQIAIAVLTFFIALPVFYLLGYGNIFFFSFFAAFCELIPILGSSVAFIIIGAYALALGDMRGVLILFFLGYICVSLVPEIYIRPAMVGRRVKINFLIMFIGIVGGLMTMGLAGFVLGPLIVVLVITSYRIYVQDRKDQCVPGIPDQG, encoded by the coding sequence ATGCAAAAAATCCGCCCGGAGCACTATCCGTTCATCCTCCTCGTCCTGCTCGCACTCGGAGCAATAATCATATTCTGGTCCATCATGGATATGGTCCTTCTCGGGGCATCCCTTGCAGTCGTCCTCTTCCCCACGTATAAAAAACTCGCAGCAAAGATCCGCCCGGTCCTTGCAGCGGCATCCATAACGCTCCTCGTCTTTGTGGGAAGCTGCGCAGTGATTGCGCTCACGCTTGCTATCTTTTCTGCCAATACCGCCACCCTCTCGGATATGCTGGGAACCATCGGGGTCTGGCTCAACAATCCCGCAACAAATCCCATTGCGTACGGGGTTCCCATCAACAAGGGGAGCCTGACTGCCATGCTCAGCGAGGCTTTCGCTTTGTTCGTGAATTATCAGAAGACCCTGCTCGATTATCTCCCGGTCATTCTTTTCAAGGGCTTCGTCTTCTTCTTCACACTCTTTGTTCTCTTCATGAAAGGAGAGGAGATCCGGAACCGGCTCTTCTGCCATATCCCCGGATCGCTCACCGGATATGTCTCCCAGCTGTCGGAGGTTACATCGGATACCCTCTATACCATCTATATCGTCCAGATAGCAATCGCGGTTCTCACGTTTTTCATAGCACTGCCGGTATTCTACCTCCTTGGTTACGGGAACATCTTCTTCTTCTCATTCTTTGCAGCATTCTGTGAACTCATCCCGATTCTCGGATCCTCCGTTGCGTTCATCATTATAGGGGCTTACGCCCTGGCTCTTGGCGACATGAGAGGTGTCCTGATACTCTTCTTTCTGGGATACATCTGTGTCTCGCTCGTTCCGGAGATCTATATCCGCCCGGCCATGGTTGGCCGGCGGGTGAAGATCAATTTTCTGATCATGTTCATAGGGATCGTCGGGGGTCTCATGACCATGGGGCTCGCGGGTTTTGTCCTGGGGCCCCTGATCGTTGTCCTTGTCATCACCAGTTACCGTATCTATGTGCAGGACCGCAAAGACCAGTGCGTTCCGGGGATTCCGGATCAGGGATAG
- a CDS encoding potassium transporter TrkG: MKRTEHIAMIAHDMGLIFEFLGIASLLPFVVLAIFQEWDLVIPLASAPLVFLTLGFLISHIPHKDLQPSFSVTLSAVALSWLAIAFIGALPFVFGLGMSYTDAIFEAMSGWTGTGFTMIQSLDTTPNTLLFWRSFMQWIGGIGIIAFGISLRRKTRVSLFRLYRAEGREEELVSPAASSSRRMWMIYLVLTFAFTGLIMLVGIPLWDSLNLVMVAIATGGFTLHTGGISYYHNPYLEALLIPVMIAGAIPFKIFFLLYYGKLRDMFHDRIVQVFLLIALAGSVITSLDLFISSNIPITTAFRQGVFTAVSGLCTCGFENAAPHSWVTIPLVVITLLMFIGGAMGSAAGGVKVNRVMLVFAGVRWWFRRFFVSSRVIVPLRFGGKSVSKKISDLAISNNLLVIVIYVLTIFIATIVTLHLYITSFRLEEVIFEMVSALSNAGLTTGFISAASPISLKWIFIILMWLGRLEIVPIIIILMGLVKELNDDISKEESGTDEDEGHLSF; this comes from the coding sequence ATGAAGCGCACCGAGCATATCGCCATGATCGCGCATGACATGGGGCTCATCTTCGAGTTCCTGGGCATCGCGTCCCTCCTGCCGTTCGTTGTGCTTGCCATCTTCCAGGAGTGGGATCTCGTCATCCCCCTGGCATCCGCCCCTCTTGTTTTTCTCACGCTCGGGTTTTTGATCTCGCATATACCGCACAAGGATCTGCAGCCCTCGTTCTCCGTCACCCTGAGTGCGGTTGCCCTCTCGTGGCTTGCCATTGCCTTTATCGGGGCACTCCCGTTCGTCTTCGGCCTCGGGATGTCCTACACGGATGCGATCTTCGAAGCCATGTCCGGCTGGACCGGAACCGGCTTTACCATGATCCAGTCCCTTGACACTACTCCCAACACGCTCCTCTTCTGGCGATCGTTCATGCAGTGGATTGGCGGCATCGGGATCATCGCGTTCGGTATCTCCCTCCGGCGCAAGACCCGCGTCTCCCTCTTCCGGCTTTACCGGGCAGAAGGCCGGGAGGAGGAGCTCGTCTCGCCCGCGGCCTCATCGAGCCGGCGGATGTGGATGATCTACCTTGTCCTGACGTTTGCCTTCACCGGCCTCATCATGCTTGTAGGAATCCCGCTCTGGGACTCCCTGAACCTTGTCATGGTGGCGATCGCAACCGGGGGATTCACGCTCCATACCGGGGGCATCTCCTATTACCACAACCCGTACCTGGAGGCGCTGCTCATCCCGGTCATGATTGCCGGTGCGATACCGTTCAAGATCTTCTTCCTGCTCTATTACGGCAAGCTGCGGGATATGTTCCATGACCGGATCGTCCAGGTATTCCTGCTCATCGCCCTTGCCGGCTCCGTCATCACCTCCCTGGATCTGTTCATCTCTTCAAACATCCCCATCACCACCGCTTTCCGCCAGGGAGTTTTTACCGCGGTTTCCGGCCTGTGCACCTGCGGTTTTGAGAACGCCGCCCCCCATTCTTGGGTCACCATCCCGCTGGTTGTTATCACCCTTTTGATGTTCATCGGGGGGGCAATGGGGAGCGCAGCCGGCGGGGTCAAGGTGAACCGGGTGATGCTTGTGTTTGCCGGTGTCAGGTGGTGGTTCCGGCGTTTCTTTGTCAGCAGCCGGGTGATCGTTCCCCTCCGGTTTGGCGGAAAGAGCGTATCGAAAAAGATCTCGGATCTCGCGATCTCCAACAACCTCCTGGTCATCGTCATCTACGTGCTCACGATCTTTATTGCAACCATTGTCACCCTCCACCTGTACATTACCTCGTTCCGGCTCGAGGAGGTTATCTTCGAGATGGTATCGGCGCTCTCCAATGCCGGCCTCACCACCGGGTTCATCAGTGCGGCAAGTCCCATCTCCCTGAAATGGATCTTTATCATCCTCATGTGGCTGGGACGTCTTGAGATAGTTCCTATCATCATCATCCTGATGGGTCTGGTAAAAGAGCTCAATGACGATATCTCCAAGGAGGAGAGCGGTACGGACGAGGATGAAGGGCACCTTTCGTTCTGA
- a CDS encoding TraB/GumN family protein, whose amino-acid sequence MAEVHILGTAHVSQQSVDEVKAAIAEYKPDVVAVELDQARFHALKRQARDPTVEDVLEVKNFNSLLVQWLLAYLQRKIGIDVGVDPGAEMKAAIEEAEKNNIPIALVDRDIRVTLMRFWRSMGIFEKIKMIWALVISIAEVDKGQEIDIESLKEQNVIDMVMEEFRKFSPNGARALIDERDAFIAHQLVLLKLQRPEARILAVVGAGHRQGISNYLDNPATLPPFDSLVREPKSFPWAKIFGFAVTGLFAFLLAAIAFSGVGWNVLLYAFLFWVVIHGVLAALFTLLAGGHPYSALTCFCVAWMTSLNPMLHAGWIAAYVEARVRKPPITDFRKIYESETLGDMAKIPLFRVVLVAALANLGSLLGTILYFIFVFPVLGVDPAVVISTGISNMWTWMCGIF is encoded by the coding sequence ATGGCTGAGGTACATATTCTCGGGACAGCGCATGTCTCGCAGCAGAGTGTTGATGAAGTAAAGGCTGCGATTGCGGAGTATAAACCCGATGTTGTTGCCGTGGAGCTCGACCAGGCCCGCTTCCATGCATTGAAACGGCAGGCCCGGGACCCGACGGTCGAGGATGTCCTGGAAGTCAAGAACTTCAACTCGCTCCTTGTCCAGTGGCTCCTTGCCTATCTCCAGCGCAAGATCGGCATCGATGTCGGCGTTGATCCGGGCGCCGAGATGAAAGCGGCAATAGAAGAAGCCGAGAAGAACAACATCCCGATTGCGCTGGTGGATCGCGACATCCGCGTAACCCTCATGCGGTTCTGGCGCTCCATGGGGATCTTCGAGAAGATCAAGATGATCTGGGCGCTTGTCATCTCCATTGCCGAGGTGGACAAGGGACAGGAGATCGATATCGAGTCCTTAAAGGAGCAGAACGTCATCGACATGGTGATGGAGGAGTTCCGGAAATTCTCCCCGAACGGGGCCCGCGCCTTAATCGATGAACGGGATGCCTTCATCGCCCACCAGCTCGTCCTTTTGAAGCTCCAGCGGCCCGAGGCCCGGATCCTTGCCGTTGTCGGCGCCGGGCACCGGCAGGGAATTTCCAACTACCTGGATAATCCTGCAACGCTGCCCCCCTTCGACAGCCTGGTCCGGGAACCCAAGTCGTTTCCCTGGGCCAAGATCTTCGGGTTTGCCGTAACCGGGCTCTTTGCCTTCCTGCTTGCAGCAATCGCATTCTCCGGTGTCGGCTGGAATGTCCTTCTCTACGCGTTCCTCTTCTGGGTGGTGATCCATGGCGTTCTTGCTGCTCTCTTCACTCTCCTCGCCGGGGGACATCCGTACTCGGCTCTTACCTGTTTCTGTGTGGCGTGGATGACGTCCTTGAACCCGATGCTCCATGCGGGATGGATTGCGGCATATGTTGAGGCCCGGGTGCGCAAGCCGCCGATCACGGATTTCCGGAAAATTTACGAATCTGAAACACTCGGCGACATGGCAAAGATCCCGCTCTTCCGGGTAGTTCTCGTGGCAGCCCTTGCCAATCTCGGCAGCCTGCTCGGGACCATCCTGTACTTCATCTTCGTCTTCCCGGTTCTGGGCGTTGATCCGGCGGTCGTGATCTCAACGGGCATTTCCAATATGTGGACGTGGATGTGCGGGATCTTCTGA
- a CDS encoding TIGR00266 family protein — MKYRIIGNNLQMAEIEMPAGVGIYAEAGSMVNMSGAMTMESELKGGIISGLKRAVTGESLFLTRFVSPDTPGYVAFAGTIPGKIFAVEITPGKQFIAQRESFLCCDEGIELDMAVTANIPAGLFGGGGFVFEKMSGNGTLLLHCCGDIAERTLQPGETVKVQTGLVVGFDDTVSYDISLAGGVTTALFGGEGLFVTTLTGPGKVVLQSMNLAKIATALIPYLPKPEIKVKPV, encoded by the coding sequence ATGAAGTACAGGATCATTGGCAATAACCTCCAGATGGCTGAGATCGAGATGCCCGCCGGGGTGGGAATCTATGCGGAAGCCGGCTCCATGGTCAACATGAGCGGAGCTATGACCATGGAAAGCGAGCTCAAAGGAGGCATCATCTCCGGGCTGAAACGGGCAGTAACGGGGGAAAGCCTCTTTCTCACCCGGTTTGTCTCGCCCGATACACCGGGATACGTAGCATTCGCGGGCACGATTCCCGGTAAGATTTTTGCAGTTGAGATCACTCCCGGGAAACAGTTCATTGCCCAGCGGGAATCATTCCTCTGCTGCGATGAGGGAATCGAGCTGGACATGGCAGTGACCGCCAATATCCCGGCAGGGCTCTTTGGCGGCGGCGGTTTTGTCTTTGAGAAGATGTCGGGAAACGGCACCCTCCTCCTCCACTGCTGCGGCGACATTGCGGAACGGACCCTCCAGCCCGGGGAGACGGTCAAGGTCCAGACCGGCCTTGTGGTCGGCTTTGACGATACGGTCAGCTACGACATCTCCCTTGCCGGGGGGGTCACGACCGCCCTCTTCGGGGGCGAAGGGCTCTTTGTCACAACCCTCACTGGGCCGGGAAAAGTGGTGCTCCAGTCCATGAACCTTGCAAAGATAGCAACAGCCCTGATCCCGTATCTGCCCAAGCCCGAGATAAAAGTAAAGCCGGTCTGA
- a CDS encoding ATP-binding protein: protein MGSLSELFWEKPALKLVGLLVFLLVLALSVFIFVAVFQETQLILQESTEHEALSSVTTAAGMIDGDELAGLRPGDEDTAAYRSIYKRLNSIRDTNPDIKYVYTMNRVNDTIVFVVDADYQNPSAILPGAYIGQLYANVTPAMLEGFYAPVTGSGFTTDEWGTVFSSFAPVRDSRGNVVGIIGIDIDSDKLNNRIFTLKILFLLALFATFILAVSVAGFTASMQEQTYKVLRENEEYLKTIMHSLQAGVFIIDAETHVISDINPKALSLIGARREDVVGKICHTFVCPAESGKCPITDLEQTVDNAERTLIDIHGRRIPIIKSVNTITLGSRRLLIESFVDISARKKMEEQNAHLIKDLETANTELKDFAYIVSHDLKAPLRAIGSLSQWLYTDYKDKFDEDGKAQLDLIINRVNRMQNLIEGILEYSRVGRVHEEKASISLESVIHEVTDSLSIPSTITVTVDTPLPVIVNEPTRIHQVFSNLIGNAVKYMDKPKGEIHIGCIEEGTFWKFSVRDNGPGIEARHYEKIFQIFQTLQPRDHVESTGIGLSIVKKIVETNGGKIWVESEVGKGSIFYFTVPISQITDSEST, encoded by the coding sequence ATGGGAAGCCTGTCTGAACTGTTCTGGGAGAAACCGGCCTTGAAGCTTGTCGGTCTTCTGGTCTTTCTCCTTGTTTTGGCATTATCCGTATTCATCTTCGTTGCTGTCTTCCAGGAGACCCAGCTGATCCTCCAGGAATCCACCGAACACGAAGCCCTTTCTTCGGTTACAACTGCTGCCGGGATGATTGACGGGGACGAGCTTGCAGGCCTCAGGCCGGGGGATGAAGATACTGCTGCCTATCGCTCCATCTATAAAAGGCTGAATTCCATACGGGATACAAACCCGGACATCAAGTACGTGTACACCATGAACCGCGTCAATGACACCATCGTCTTTGTCGTTGATGCGGATTACCAGAACCCTTCCGCGATCCTCCCGGGCGCATACATCGGGCAGCTTTACGCCAATGTCACCCCGGCCATGCTCGAAGGGTTCTATGCCCCGGTCACCGGGTCGGGTTTCACCACCGATGAGTGGGGGACCGTCTTCTCTTCGTTTGCACCGGTACGCGATTCCCGGGGTAATGTTGTCGGCATAATCGGAATCGATATAGATTCGGACAAGCTCAACAACCGGATCTTCACGCTCAAAATCCTCTTCCTTCTTGCCCTTTTTGCAACCTTTATCCTTGCCGTATCGGTTGCAGGATTCACCGCCTCCATGCAGGAGCAGACCTACAAAGTCCTGCGGGAGAACGAGGAATACCTAAAAACGATCATGCATTCGCTCCAGGCCGGGGTGTTCATCATCGATGCAGAAACGCACGTGATTTCGGATATCAACCCCAAAGCCCTGTCCCTGATCGGTGCCCGGAGGGAGGATGTTGTCGGGAAGATCTGCCATACCTTTGTCTGTCCTGCCGAATCCGGGAAATGCCCGATCACCGATCTTGAGCAGACCGTTGACAATGCAGAACGCACCCTCATCGATATCCATGGCCGGAGGATTCCCATCATCAAGAGCGTGAACACGATAACGCTCGGCAGCAGGAGACTGCTCATCGAATCCTTTGTCGATATCAGCGCCCGGAAAAAGATGGAGGAGCAGAACGCCCATCTCATAAAAGACCTCGAGACCGCAAACACGGAGCTCAAGGATTTTGCGTACATCGTCTCCCATGATCTCAAGGCTCCCCTCCGGGCCATCGGGTCCCTCTCCCAGTGGCTGTATACCGATTACAAGGACAAATTCGATGAGGATGGCAAAGCCCAGCTGGACCTGATCATCAACCGGGTCAACCGGATGCAGAACCTGATCGAAGGGATCCTGGAATACTCCCGGGTGGGCCGGGTGCACGAGGAGAAAGCCAGCATCAGCCTCGAGTCCGTGATCCATGAAGTGACCGACAGCCTCTCCATTCCCTCCACCATCACGGTGACGGTCGATACCCCGCTTCCGGTCATAGTGAACGAACCCACCCGGATCCACCAGGTCTTCTCGAACCTGATCGGAAACGCGGTCAAGTACATGGATAAGCCCAAGGGCGAGATTCACATCGGCTGCATCGAAGAGGGAACGTTCTGGAAATTCTCTGTCCGGGACAATGGCCCGGGCATCGAAGCCCGGCATTACGAGAAGATCTTCCAGATCTTCCAGACACTCCAGCCCCGGGATCATGTGGAGAGCACCGGCATAGGTCTCTCGATCGTCAAGAAGATCGTGGAGACCAACGGGGGAAAGATCTGGGTTGAATCGGAGGTGGGAAAGGGAAGTATTTTTTACTTTACCGTGCCGATATCCCAGATAACGGATAGTGAATCCACATGA
- a CDS encoding response regulator, translated as MKNEKAILLVEDDMVDMMSVKRALKELQVTNPLYHVENGEEALEFLRNPANVKPAIILLDLNMPKMNGHEFLAIAKKDEELKRIPVIVLTTSRGELDKVQSFDQGVAGYMIKPVDYQQFVEVMRTIRLYWTLSELPG; from the coding sequence ATGAAAAACGAGAAGGCCATCCTCCTTGTCGAGGATGATATGGTTGACATGATGTCGGTGAAGCGGGCCCTGAAAGAGCTCCAGGTGACAAACCCCCTCTACCATGTGGAAAACGGCGAGGAGGCCCTGGAGTTCTTAAGAAACCCGGCAAATGTGAAACCGGCTATCATCCTTCTCGATCTCAATATGCCCAAGATGAACGGACACGAGTTCCTGGCCATTGCGAAAAAAGACGAGGAACTCAAACGGATACCGGTGATCGTTCTCACCACCTCCCGGGGAGAGCTGGACAAAGTCCAGAGCTTTGACCAGGGCGTTGCCGGGTACATGATCAAACCCGTGGATTACCAGCAGTTCGTGGAAGTCATGCGCACCATCCGGCTCTACTGGACCCTGAGTGAATTGCCCGGCTGA
- a CDS encoding PAS domain S-box protein → MSPSSRNTLSLKLLLIEDDRVDQMAFIRHFHLEHPACLVRVADSLAEAREILAREHVDIVVCDFYLGDGTPFDIIPDLRLRGIPVIIVSGAEDEDSAAEAIRNGAFEYLVKDQNYNYLKVLPRTIEQALGENTSCTQDHPLGVAEHVSMAVPDTGAPSDKEEIQLRRLVIDQSELIARYRPDGTILFVNDVYCRYFGKTRGELIGQPFRMYLPDEDREALAKEHSLLSIENPSGTFEHRIIFPNQRLRWIRRTDRALFDESGNIIEFQMVATDITEKREAEDALRESEERYRMLAEHAFDGILIQDLTGSILYVNQSIVRMFGYSRMEDVLGKNSLSFVAPEFREIAIRDLQNVISGNQGYLQKYTAIKPDGKKIIVESVGTLIQYQGKTANIVALRDVTERENAQALLQNELARKKDFINVAAHELRTPLQPVIGYLGLLLDENAGFRIPADALAILKKIRAYVDSERHLVNQILELSLLESVHEHFWPQLMPVAVREQIELVIHQGGYDTQATISVNIPEGLTITSNGPYIHEIVDEILANAINYSHPPRMIAIDARETESELQIAVTDNGIGIPSEKLETIFDPFYISDADKLARKYGRLGVGLTMARSRATRLNGTLVASSVFGKGSTFTLTLPKESGA, encoded by the coding sequence ATGTCCCCGTCCTCAAGAAACACCCTGAGCCTGAAGCTGCTTCTTATCGAGGACGATCGGGTAGACCAGATGGCCTTCATCCGGCACTTCCATCTGGAGCATCCGGCCTGCCTGGTCAGGGTTGCCGATTCGCTTGCCGAGGCCCGGGAGATCCTGGCACGCGAACACGTGGATATCGTTGTCTGCGATTTCTATCTTGGCGATGGCACGCCCTTTGATATCATCCCGGATCTCCGTTTACGGGGGATCCCCGTCATCATTGTCTCGGGTGCGGAGGATGAGGACTCAGCCGCCGAGGCGATCCGGAACGGGGCATTTGAATACCTGGTCAAGGACCAGAATTACAATTATCTCAAGGTTCTTCCCCGGACCATCGAGCAGGCGCTTGGAGAGAACACTTCCTGCACCCAGGACCATCCCCTGGGAGTTGCGGAACATGTCTCCATGGCTGTTCCGGACACCGGCGCTCCATCGGACAAGGAAGAGATCCAGCTCCGGCGTCTTGTCATCGATCAGTCCGAGCTCATTGCCCGGTACCGCCCGGACGGGACCATCCTTTTTGTCAACGATGTCTATTGCCGGTATTTCGGCAAAACCCGGGGGGAACTCATCGGGCAGCCGTTCCGCATGTACCTGCCGGACGAGGACCGCGAGGCTCTTGCAAAGGAGCACTCCCTCCTGAGTATCGAGAATCCCTCGGGAACGTTCGAGCACCGGATCATCTTCCCGAACCAGCGCCTGCGCTGGATCCGGCGGACCGACCGGGCGCTCTTTGACGAATCCGGCAATATCATAGAGTTCCAGATGGTGGCAACGGATATCACCGAGAAGCGGGAGGCCGAGGATGCGCTGCGGGAGAGCGAGGAGCGCTACCGGATGCTGGCGGAACACGCGTTCGACGGGATCCTGATCCAGGACCTGACCGGATCCATCCTGTATGTCAACCAGAGTATCGTGCGCATGTTCGGGTACTCCCGGATGGAAGACGTGCTTGGAAAAAATTCCCTCTCGTTCGTGGCCCCGGAATTCCGGGAGATCGCTATCCGCGACCTGCAGAATGTCATCAGCGGAAACCAGGGTTACCTCCAGAAATATACCGCCATCAAACCGGACGGGAAGAAGATCATTGTCGAATCGGTCGGGACGCTGATCCAGTACCAGGGCAAGACGGCAAACATCGTGGCCCTGCGGGACGTGACCGAGCGCGAGAATGCCCAGGCCCTGCTCCAGAACGAACTTGCCCGGAAGAAGGATTTCATCAATGTCGCAGCCCACGAGCTCCGCACTCCCCTGCAGCCGGTCATCGGGTACCTGGGGCTCCTGCTCGATGAGAATGCAGGATTCCGGATCCCGGCCGATGCCCTTGCAATCCTCAAAAAGATCCGGGCCTATGTGGATTCCGAGCGGCACCTGGTGAACCAGATCCTGGAGCTGAGTCTCCTTGAATCGGTTCACGAACATTTCTGGCCGCAGCTGATGCCGGTTGCCGTCCGGGAACAGATCGAGCTCGTGATCCACCAGGGCGGGTACGATACCCAGGCCACCATCTCGGTCAATATCCCGGAAGGACTGACCATCACGAGCAACGGCCCGTACATCCATGAGATTGTGGACGAGATCCTTGCAAATGCGATCAATTACTCGCACCCGCCCCGGATGATCGCCATCGATGCCCGGGAGACCGAAAGCGAGCTGCAGATAGCGGTCACCGACAATGGCATCGGCATTCCCTCTGAAAAGCTGGAGACTATCTTCGATCCTTTCTATATCAGCGATGCCGACAAGCTTGCCCGGAAGTACGGCCGTCTCGGCGTGGGCTTAACGATGGCCCGGAGCCGGGCCACACGGCTGAACGGAACGCTTGTTGCATCGAGCGTCTTTGGCAAGGGGAGCACGTTCACCCTGACCCTGCCAAAGGAGAGCGGGGCATAG